The nucleotide sequence ACGCCGTGGCCCACAGCACATTGCTGGCCCGCTTTCCCGGCGCCGGGCGGCCATTGCAGGCGCTGGCCGAGCGCGGCCTGATCGAGGCCATCGAGCTGCCGGGCGGGCTGGAGACCGGCAGCGCCGGCGCCCCGCCGCCGCTGACCGCCGACCAACAGGCGGTCGTGGATCGGCTGCGCGAGGCCAATGGCTTTGCGCCGGCGTTGATCGAAGGCGTGACCGGTTCCGGCAAGACCGAGATCTATTTCCAGCGCATGGCCGACACCCTGGCTGCGGGCCGCCAGGCCCTGTTTCTGGCGCCGGAGATCGGCCTCACGCCGCAGCTCATCGATCGCCTGCGCGCGCGCTTTGCGGCGGCGATCGGCGTGCTGCATTCCCAGCGCAGCGACGGCGAACGGGCCGATGTCTGGCGCGCGGCGGCGGCCGGCGAGGCCGACATCGTGATCGGCACGCGCTCGGCCGTGTTCACGCCCATGCCGCGGCTCGGCCTGATCATCGTCGACGAAGAGCACGACGGCTCCTACAAGCAGGGCGACGGGCTGCGCTACCACGCCCGCGATGTGGCCTTGAAGCGCGCCCAGGACGCCGCTATTCCCGTTCTGCTGGGCAGTGCCACGCCCGCGCTGGAAACCCTGCACAACGCCCGCGCCGGGCGCTTCGATCATCTCCGGCTGGCCCGGCGCGCCACCGGTGCGGCCCTGCCGGCGATCCGGCTGATCGACATCCGCTCGCGCCCGCTCGACGGCGGCCTGTCCGACCCGCTGATCAACCGCATCCGGCCGCATCTGGAGGCCGGCAATCAGGTGATGATCTTCATCAACCGGCGCGGCTTCGCCCCAGCCCTGCTCTGCCACGACTGCGGCTGGAGCGCGCCCTGTCATCGCTGCGATGCGCCGATGACTATCCATGGCGCGATGAGCCGGCTGATCTGTCACCACTGCGGCAGTGCCGAAAATGCGCCGACCACCTGCCCATCGTGCGGCAGCGAAACGCTAGTCGCACTCGGCGCCGGCACCCAGCGCGTAGCGGGCGCGCTGCGCAGTCATTTCCCCGACGTTTCCATCGCCCGCTTCGACCGCGACAGCATGAGCCGCCGCGGCCGGCTCGAAGCCCAGCTCGCCGATGTCGCCAGCGGCAAGACGCAACTGCTGGTCGGCACCCAGATGCTGGCCAAGGGCCACGATTTCGCGCGCCTGACCTGTGTCGGCGTACTGGATGTCGACGGCGGCCTGTTCTCGGCCGATTTCCGCGCCACCGAGCATATGGCCCAGGTCGTCACCCAGGTTGCCGGCCGTGCCGGCCGTGCCGACCGGCCGGGGGAAGTCTGGCTGCAGACGCGCAACCCCGAACACCCGATGCTGGTACGCCTGCTGGGCGGCGGCTATCCGGGCTTCGCCGAGGCCGCGCTGGCCGAGCGCGAGGCCACCGCACTGCCGCCCTACGGTCATCTCGCCCTGCTGCGCGCCGAAGCGCACGAGCAACAATATCCCCACGCCTTTCTGGCGGCGGCCGCTGAAACGGTCCCCATGGGGGGCGAGCTGGCCTGCTGGGGGCCGGTGCCGGCCCCCATGGCCCGGCGTGCCGGCCGCTATCGCGCGCATCTGCTGCTGCACGCGGCGCGTCGGGCCCTGCTGCATCCCGTTCTCGACCGCTGGCAGAGCCAGCTCGCCGAGCTGCCGGCCGCCCGGCGCGTGCGCTGGTCGATCGATGTCGATCCGCAGGATCTGTTGTAGCCGACGTTGTGCCTTTTGTGTTTCGGTCATCGCAGAAGACCGTCCGCAAATGAACGCGAAATACGCCAATAGCGGACTGGCATTTCGACCTGATGGATGAGCGGCGCCGTCGTGCTTTTCGGGCTTCGTTCGGCGAAGGAAATGATCCGCAGATTTCACAGATTACGCAGATGCGGTTGGGCTTTCGCGGCATAGCCGATTCGAGGCGCGAACCGGCGACGGAGTCGGCCAGCACGCCGAACTCGAAGGCTATCGTTGGGAACAAAGCACAGGCAGCCGTTCGCGCCCAGATCGAGCTAGCGTCCCTCACGACTAACCGCCATCTGCGTGAATCTGTGTCGATCTGCGGATAAACGCCTTAAGGAACGACGACAAAGGTCACGGGGAGCCCGAAACCAGGTCGGTCGCGAACCGGTCCGCAAATGAA is from Salinisphaera sp. LB1 and encodes:
- a CDS encoding primosomal protein N'; translation: MSEQASPVVRVAVPVPLYGTFDYLIAPDAAVSVGARVQVRFGRRPLVGVIVAVDVASQVAVDKLKPVLRVLDDTPLFDDALLKLLRWTARYYHHPLGDTLATALPAALRRTRSAADSDSTRNRGWQAVAEPPADAETTLPRAPRQRELLAVIRAADNAVAHSTLLARFPGAGRPLQALAERGLIEAIELPGGLETGSAGAPPPLTADQQAVVDRLREANGFAPALIEGVTGSGKTEIYFQRMADTLAAGRQALFLAPEIGLTPQLIDRLRARFAAAIGVLHSQRSDGERADVWRAAAAGEADIVIGTRSAVFTPMPRLGLIIVDEEHDGSYKQGDGLRYHARDVALKRAQDAAIPVLLGSATPALETLHNARAGRFDHLRLARRATGAALPAIRLIDIRSRPLDGGLSDPLINRIRPHLEAGNQVMIFINRRGFAPALLCHDCGWSAPCHRCDAPMTIHGAMSRLICHHCGSAENAPTTCPSCGSETLVALGAGTQRVAGALRSHFPDVSIARFDRDSMSRRGRLEAQLADVASGKTQLLVGTQMLAKGHDFARLTCVGVLDVDGGLFSADFRATEHMAQVVTQVAGRAGRADRPGEVWLQTRNPEHPMLVRLLGGGYPGFAEAALAEREATALPPYGHLALLRAEAHEQQYPHAFLAAAAETVPMGGELACWGPVPAPMARRAGRYRAHLLLHAARRALLHPVLDRWQSQLAELPAARRVRWSIDVDPQDLL